The following proteins are encoded in a genomic region of Cytophagia bacterium CHB2:
- a CDS encoding nucleotidyltransferase: protein MQPNIVILAGGISSRMKKAAPASVSLDPAWRRDAEEKAKTMIGVGSGSRPFLDYLLYNVSSAGYRDAVIVIGENDESIRAYYDAGGSQQFKNLSISYAVQPIPPGRDKPLGTADALWHGLRAKRDWHGQAFTVCNSDNLYSVAALQTLLHDMHDNALIDYDRSALQFTQSRIEQFAVIQKDAEGFLQNIIEKPSAEEIAQAAESDGRIGVSMNIFRLSDDQIFPWVEAAPLHPVRREKELPAAVQMMIAQSPRAVFAI from the coding sequence ATGCAACCGAATATCGTCATACTCGCCGGCGGCATATCGTCACGCATGAAAAAAGCTGCGCCGGCTTCCGTGTCTCTCGATCCGGCCTGGCGCCGCGACGCCGAAGAGAAAGCAAAAACGATGATTGGCGTCGGCAGCGGGTCCCGCCCGTTTCTGGATTACCTGCTGTACAATGTGTCGTCCGCGGGTTATCGCGATGCCGTTATCGTCATCGGCGAGAACGATGAATCCATTCGTGCTTATTATGACGCTGGCGGCTCGCAGCAATTTAAAAACTTGAGCATCAGCTATGCGGTTCAGCCCATTCCGCCGGGCCGCGATAAGCCGCTGGGCACGGCGGATGCGCTGTGGCACGGCCTGCGGGCAAAGCGCGATTGGCACGGACAAGCGTTCACCGTGTGCAACAGCGATAATCTTTACTCCGTTGCTGCTTTGCAAACGCTGCTGCACGACATGCATGACAATGCGCTGATTGATTACGATCGTTCCGCGTTGCAATTCACGCAAAGCCGCATCGAGCAATTTGCAGTCATTCAAAAGGACGCCGAGGGATTTCTGCAAAACATTATTGAAAAACCCTCAGCGGAGGAAATCGCGCAGGCGGCGGAGAGCGACGGCCGCATCGGTGTGAGCATGAACATTTTTCGTCTGTCGGACGATCAAATTTTTCCGTGGGTGGAAGCCGCCCCGCTGCATCCGGTGCGGCGGGAAAAAGAGTTGCCGGCAGCCGTGCAAATGATGATAGCGCAATCGCCGCGCGCGGTGTTCGCCATT
- a CDS encoding GHMP kinase: MTAPTFFIRVSTPGRICLFGEHQDYLHLPVIPCAISRRITIAGKLRDDARVHLAMPDIQSELTFALSPPLVYQNQRDYFRSTVNLLRREGFTFSRGFDGLVRGEIPINSGTSSSSALVVTWVNVLARLSDQQRILAPEESARLAHAAEVLEFHEPGGMMDHYATACGGVLSLRFHPELQIERLAPALHAFVLGDSGEPKDTTGILRRVKYGVLDIVQQLSRRHPDFSLYTLAQEDLPRYASELNADQKFLLQGTLRNRDLTAEALALLRQPALDHHRLGALLNDCQAVLRDNLRISTPKIDRMLEAALHAGAYGGKINGSGGGGCMFVYAPERTAHVAAAIADAGGKAYIVYVDEGTRFESAEEV; the protein is encoded by the coding sequence ATGACAGCGCCAACTTTTTTCATACGTGTCTCCACGCCCGGACGCATCTGCCTGTTCGGCGAGCATCAGGATTATCTGCATTTGCCGGTGATTCCGTGCGCCATCTCACGGCGCATCACCATTGCCGGCAAGCTGCGTGATGATGCGCGTGTGCATCTCGCCATGCCGGATATTCAATCTGAATTGACTTTTGCGCTTTCACCGCCGTTAGTTTATCAAAACCAGCGGGATTATTTCCGTAGTACCGTCAATCTCTTGCGCCGGGAAGGCTTCACGTTTTCACGCGGATTCGACGGCCTCGTGCGCGGTGAGATTCCGATTAATTCCGGCACCTCCAGCTCCTCTGCGCTGGTGGTAACATGGGTGAATGTGTTGGCGCGGTTGAGCGACCAACAACGCATACTCGCGCCCGAGGAAAGCGCGCGTTTGGCGCATGCCGCCGAAGTGCTGGAATTCCACGAACCGGGCGGCATGATGGATCATTATGCCACGGCCTGCGGCGGCGTCTTGTCGCTGCGCTTTCATCCCGAACTGCAAATCGAACGGCTCGCGCCAGCGTTGCACGCCTTCGTGCTCGGCGATTCCGGCGAGCCTAAAGATACCACGGGAATTTTGCGGCGCGTGAAGTATGGCGTGCTCGATATTGTACAACAACTCAGCCGGCGCCATCCTGATTTTTCGCTGTACACCCTGGCGCAGGAAGATTTGCCGCGTTATGCCAGCGAATTGAATGCCGACCAAAAATTCTTGCTGCAAGGAACGCTGCGCAATCGCGATCTCACCGCGGAAGCGTTGGCCTTGTTGCGCCAACCGGCGCTCGACCATCACCGCCTCGGCGCATTGCTGAACGACTGTCAAGCGGTGCTGCGCGACAATCTGCGCATCTCAACGCCCAAGATCGATCGCATGCTCGAAGCGGCGTTGCACGCGGGCGCATACGGCGGCAAAATCAACGGCTCGGGCGGCGGCGGGTGCATGTTCGTTTATGCGCCGGAACGCACGGCGCACGTGGCTGCGGCCATCGCGGATGCCGGCGGCAAAGCTTATATTGTTTATGTCGATGAAGGCACGCGTTTCGAATCTGCAGAGGAGGTTTGA
- a CDS encoding ABC transporter permease encodes MPSRIPAIIRKEVIHIRRDFRTLIIVFAMPVLMLLMYGYAITMEIQNIEVAVLDHSQTPQSRELAAAFAGSKFFTVRNFANGEAQVEKLFQQRQAKLVLIIPHDFAESLIKPVAPTVQLLIDASDSNTAQGIRNYAVTALQMYNAERGVSLPFEVRATIQYNPALKSTYFFVPALAALILMMISALLTSVTIAREKETGTMEQILVSPVRPFEIIIGKVVPYIFLAFIDGIIILLVARFWFKVPIVGSLTLILGASLLFVFVALALGLFVSTGAKTQQVAMMAALISSLLPTVMLSGFIFPIASLPKLLQLVTYIVPARYFLPIIRGVMLKGNTLVEIWTLLLALAGFGIFLLLVSARKFKMTLEG; translated from the coding sequence ATGCCCTCTCGCATACCTGCCATCATCCGCAAGGAAGTTATTCATATCCGACGCGATTTCCGCACGCTGATCATCGTTTTCGCCATGCCGGTGCTGATGCTGTTGATGTACGGCTATGCCATTACCATGGAAATTCAGAATATTGAAGTGGCCGTGCTCGACCATTCCCAAACGCCGCAAAGCCGCGAGCTGGCAGCAGCGTTTGCCGGCAGCAAGTTCTTCACCGTGCGGAATTTTGCGAACGGTGAAGCGCAGGTGGAAAAATTGTTTCAACAGCGGCAGGCGAAGCTTGTGCTCATTATTCCGCACGATTTTGCCGAGAGCCTGATCAAGCCCGTTGCGCCGACGGTGCAACTGTTGATCGATGCCAGCGATTCGAACACCGCGCAGGGCATTCGCAACTACGCTGTGACGGCCTTGCAGATGTACAATGCTGAGCGCGGTGTGAGCTTGCCGTTCGAGGTGCGGGCAACGATTCAATACAACCCCGCCTTGAAAAGCACTTATTTTTTCGTGCCGGCGCTGGCGGCCTTGATTCTCATGATGATTTCGGCGCTGCTGACCAGTGTCACGATCGCGCGCGAGAAAGAAACCGGCACGATGGAACAGATTCTCGTCTCGCCGGTGCGGCCGTTTGAAATCATTATCGGCAAAGTTGTGCCGTACATTTTTCTGGCGTTCATAGACGGCATTATCATTTTGCTGGTGGCGCGCTTTTGGTTCAAGGTGCCGATTGTCGGGAGCCTTACATTGATTTTGGGCGCTTCGCTGCTGTTTGTGTTTGTCGCGCTCGCCCTGGGTTTGTTCGTTTCCACTGGCGCGAAGACGCAGCAAGTCGCGATGATGGCGGCGTTGATTTCTTCGTTGCTGCCGACGGTGATGTTGTCCGGGTTCATTTTTCCGATTGCCAGCCTGCCCAAGTTGCTCCAACTCGTGACGTATATTGTGCCCGCCCGCTATTTCCTGCCCATCATTCGCGGCGTGATGTTGAAGGGCAACACGCTCGTGGAAATTTGGACGCTGCTGCTCGCGCTGGCCGGCTTCGGCATTTTTTTGCTGCTCGTGAGCGCGCGCAAGTTCAAGATGACGCTGGAAGGATAG
- a CDS encoding ABC transporter ATP-binding protein, with the protein MSAYTVETENLTKRFGKFVAVKNLNLAVHAGEIFGFLGANGAGKTTAIRMLCGLLLPTSGRGSVAGFDIFKQNEKIKQRIGYMSQKFSLYDDLTIAENIEFFGGVYGLPRADLLAKRAQLLRELDLMQQAGMITRALPLGYKQRLALSCALLHDPPIIFLDEPTGGVDPEARRNFWDLIYHMALNGKTIFVTTHYMDEAEYCNRVSIMYQGEIIALGSPQALKQHYQKASMQDVFIHLVDR; encoded by the coding sequence ATGTCTGCATACACCGTTGAAACCGAAAATCTCACCAAGCGTTTCGGCAAATTTGTAGCCGTGAAGAATCTCAACCTGGCGGTGCATGCCGGCGAGATTTTCGGCTTTCTGGGCGCGAACGGCGCCGGTAAAACCACGGCCATTCGCATGCTCTGTGGTTTATTGCTGCCGACTTCCGGCCGCGGCAGTGTTGCCGGATTCGACATTTTCAAGCAGAACGAAAAAATCAAGCAGCGCATCGGCTACATGAGCCAGAAATTTTCCTTGTATGATGATTTGACCATCGCCGAAAACATCGAGTTCTTTGGCGGCGTGTACGGTTTGCCGCGGGCGGATTTGCTCGCCAAGCGCGCGCAACTGTTGCGCGAATTGGATTTGATGCAACAAGCCGGCATGATCACCCGCGCGCTGCCGCTCGGGTACAAACAGCGGCTGGCCTTGAGTTGTGCGTTGCTGCATGATCCGCCCATCATTTTTCTCGACGAGCCCACCGGTGGGGTTGATCCCGAAGCGCGCCGCAATTTTTGGGATTTGATTTATCACATGGCGCTAAACGGCAAGACGATTTTCGTGACCACGCATTACATGGACGAAGCCGAATACTGCAATCGCGTCTCCATCATGTATCAAGGCGAAATTATTGCGCTCGGCTCGCCGCAGGCCTTGAAACAGCACTATCAAAAAGCTTCGATGCAGGACGTGTTCATTCACTTGGTGGACAGATGA